One Vigna unguiculata cultivar IT97K-499-35 chromosome 7, ASM411807v1, whole genome shotgun sequence genomic region harbors:
- the LOC114191692 gene encoding lon protease homolog 1, mitochondrial — MLKLISSSRIHRLHPTVLRPAHDSASPLLRVLGSLGGLTRRNTDVGGRYFFCSDSGDGSDQVVDAGVKAAEESQSKGSAIVPTYPRPEDYLTVLALPLIHRPLFPGFYMPIFVKDPKLLAALQESRERQAPYAGAFLLKDEPEADPSVVSSSDTDKNVYDLKGKELFNRLHEVGTLAQISSIHGDQVILIGHRRLRITEMVSEDPLTVKVDHLKDKTYNKDDDIIKATSFEVISTLRDVLKTSSLWRDHVQTYTKHIGDFTYPRLADFGAAISGANKLQCQQVLEELDVYKRLKLTLELVKKEMEISKIQESIAKAIEEKISGEQRRYLLNEQLKAIKKELGLETDDKTALTGKFRERIEPKREKCPPHILQVIDEELAKLQLLEASSSEFSVTRNYLDWLTALPWGEYSDENFDVTRAQKILDEDHYGLTDVKERILEFIAVGKLRGTSQGKIICLSGPPGVGKTSIGRSIARALNRKFFRFSVGGLADVAEIKGHRRTYIGAMPGKMVQCLKNVGTANPLVLIDEIDKLGRGHAGDPASALLELLDPEQNANFLDHYLDVPIDLSKVLFVCTANVVEMIPNPLLDRMEVVAIAGYITDEKMHIARDYLEKSTREACGIKPEQVEVTDAALLSLIENYCREAGVRNLQKHIEKIYRKIALQLVRQGETVDATIRSAQSMEPMKDKVDSDELGVDTVQKENSELVEGSDTEKVGETCDDVDKVQIGLSSDQSQILEVAKESEEDKEIEKVLVDESNLTDFVGKPVFHADRIYDQTPIGVVMGLAWTSMGGSTLYIETTFVEEGEGKGALHLTGQLGDVMKESAQIAHTVARAILLEKEPENRFFANSKLHLHVPVGATPKDGPSAGCTMITSLLSLAMKKLVKKDLAMTGEVTLTGKILPIGGVKEKTIAARRSEVKTIILPSANRRDFDELAPNVKEGLDVHFVDDYMQIFDLAFGDEQSQNIK; from the exons ATGTTGAAGCTCATTTCGTCCTCGCGCATCCACAGGCTGCACCCCACGGTGCTTCGTCCCGCGCACGATTCTGCTTCGCCGTTGCTCAGAGTGCTCGGTTCTCTCGGCGGGTTAACCCGTAGAAACACCGACGTTGGAGGCAGGTATTTTTTCTGTTCCGATTCCGGTGACGGCTCTGATCAAGTAGTTGACGCTGGAGTCAAAGCGGCCGAGGAGTCCCAGTCAAAGGGCTCCGCCATCGTTCCCACATATCCCAGACCCGAGGATTATCTCACT GTTTTGGCATTACCATTGATCCACAGACCGCTTTTCCCAGGATTTTACATGCCAATATTTGTTAAG GATCCCAAATTATTGGCTGCTTTACAAGAAAGTCGAGAACGACAGGCCCCTTATGCTGGTGCTTTCCTCCTTAAGGATGAGCCAGAGGCTGATCCTAGTGTAGTGTCTAGCTCCGACACAGATAAAAATGTATAtgatttaaaaggaaaagagtTATTTAACCGTCTTCATGAAGTTGGGACTCTTGCTCAG ATTTCAAGTATCCATGGGGATCAGGTGATCCTGATTGGTCACCGGCGTCTACGCATAACAGAGATG GTTAGTGAGGATCCTCTAACTGTAAAAGTTGATCATCTCAAG GATAAAACTTATAATAAAGATGATGATATTATTAAGGCCACATCTTTTGAGGTTATATCAACCCTAAGAGATGTTCTTAAAACAAGTTCCCTTTGGAGAGATCATGTTCAGACTTACACTAAG CATATAGGTGATTTTACTTATCCAAGGCTTGCAGATTTTGGTGCTGCAATATCTGGGGCAAATAAATTACAATGCCAACAAGTTCTTGAAGAGCTAGAT GTGTATAAACGATTAAAACTTACACTGGAGTTGGTAAAGAAAGAGATGGAAATCAGCAAGATTCAG GAATCAATTGCAAAAGCaattgaagaaaagataagTGGTGAGCAGCGTCGTTACTTGTTAAATGAGCAACTTAAGGCCATAAAGAAG GAGTTGGGACTGGAGACTGACGACAAAACAGCCCTTACTG GTAAATTCAGGGAAAGGATTGAGCCGAAGAGAGAAAAATGCCCACCTCATATTTTACAAGTTATAGATGAAGAACTTGCGAAACTACAGTTGTTGGAGGCTAGTTCTAGTGAATTCAGTGTTACCCGTAACTACTTGGACTGGTTGACTGCACTGCCTTGGGGTGAATACAG TGATGAGAACTTTGATGTTACTCGGGCACAAAAGATTCTTGATGAAGACCATTATGGATTAACTGATGTGAAGGAAAGGATACTGGAATTCATAGCCGTTGGGAAATTAAGAGGAACTTCACAAG GGAAAATTATTTGTCTTTCTGGTCCACCTGGAGTGGGCAAAACAAGTATTGGTCGTTCAATTGCACGTGCCTTGAACCGTAAGTTCTTCCGATTTTCTGTAGGAGGATTAGCTGACGTGGCTGAAATCAAG GGTCATCGTCGAACCTATATCGGTGCAATGCCAGGGAAGATGGTACAATGCCTTAAAAACGTGGGCACAGCCAACCCCCTTGTTTTGATCGATGAGATTGACAAA TTGGGCAGGGGACATGCTGGTGATCCAGCAAGTGCTTTGTTAGAGCTTTTGGATCCAGAGCAGAATGCTAATTTTCTGGACCACTATCTTGATGTTCCCATTGATCTATCGAAG GTTCTTTTTGTTTGCACTGCAAACGTTGTGGAAATGATACCCAATCCTCTGTTGGATAGAATGGAGGTTGTTGCTATTGCTGGGTATATTACTGATGAGAAAATGCACATTGCTAGAGATTATCTGGAGAAAAGCACTCGAGAAGCTTGTGGAATAAAGCCTGAACAG GTGGAAGTGACTGATGCTGCTCTTCTTTCCCTAATCGAAAATTACTGCCGAGAAGCTGGGGTCAGAAACCTTCAAAAGCACATAGAGAAAATTTACCGAAAG ATAGCATTACAACTTGTGAGACAAGGAGAAACTGTTGATGCTACCATTCGTAGTGCTCAGAGTATGGAACCAATGAAAGACAAAGTAGACTCCGATGAATTGGGTGTAGATACAGTTCAAAAGGAGAACTCTGAGTTGGTAGAGGGTAGTGATACTGAAAAAGTGGGTGAAACTTGTGATGATGTTGACAAGGTGCAAATAGGTCTATCATCTGATCAATCGCAAATTCTTGAG GTTGCGAAAGAAAGTGAGGAAGACAAGGAAATTGAAAAGGTATTGGTTGATGAATCAAATTTAACTGACTTTGTAGGCAAGCCTGTCTTCCATGCTGATCGCATCTATGATCAGACACCTATTGGTGTTGTGATGGGTCTTGCCTGGACTTCAATGGGGGGTTCCACACTGTATATAGAAACTACCTTTGTCGAGGAAGGGGAGGGAAAAGGAGCACTGCACCTCACTGGTCAATTGGGAGACGTGATGAAAGAAAGTGCTCAGATAGCTCATACAGTTGCCAGAGCAATACTACTGGAAAAAGAACCAGAAAATCGTTTCTTTGCAAATTCAAAACTACACCTCCATGTCCCTGTAGGAGCTACACCAAAGGACGGACCAAGTGCTGGTTGCACAATGATCACTTCTCTGTTGTCCCTTGCCATGAAGAAGCTTGTGAAGAAGGATCTAGCAATGACTGGTGAAGTGACACTAACAGGGAAAATTCTTCCCATTGGCGGG GTTAAAGAGAAAACAATAGCCGCAAGAAGGAGTGAAGTTAAGACTATTATATTGCCTTCGGCTAACAGGAGAGATTTTGACGAGCTAGCTCCTAATGTGAAAGAAGGTCTTGATGTTCATTTTGTTGATGACTACATGCAGATATTTGATTTGGCTTTTGGTGATGAGCAATCTCAGAATATAAAGTAA
- the LOC114192542 gene encoding uncharacterized protein LOC114192542 isoform X2 encodes MAHSTASSDSVYQHIAITSYNYNSSENQFLYFSYLQDDDAQTASKRALKEFSELPPPLGLKFTLTPEMMQPSEVAAANKVEKLKAVQFPMNMLRIGYFMIEAKYPYELVAKCYYARQKLMWEILHDGLKYKIEIQYQNISAIRAVIEEHSPGVLEIELDKIPSFFREIEPKPKKHTMWTISNDFTNGQASQYRI; translated from the exons ATGGCACATAGCACTGCTTCCAGTGACAGTGTTTATCAACACATTGCTATCACTTCATATAATTATAACTCTTCAGAGAATCAGTTTTTGTACTTTTCATACCTTCAGGATGATGATGCACAAACTGCATCTAAAAGG GCCCTGAAAGAATTTTCCGAGCTTCCACCACCTCTTGGGTTGAAATTCACTTTGACTCCTGAAATGATGCAACCAAGTGAAGTTGCAGCAGCAAACAAGGTTGAGAAACTGAAGGCTGTGCAGTTTCCAATGAACATGCTCAGAATCGGGTACTTTATG ATTGAGGCTAAATATCCTTATGAATTGGTAGCAAAGTGTTATTACGCAAGACAAAAGTTGATGTGGGAGATATTACACGATGGTTTGAAGTACAAAATTGAAATACAGTATCAGAATATTTCAGCCATTCGAGCTGTTATCGAGGAACACTCACCTGGAGTTTTGGAAATCGAG TTAGACAAAATACCATCATTCTTTCGGGAAATTGAACCAAAGCCCAAAAAACATACAATGTGGACCATATCCAATGACTTCACCAATGGTCAAGCTTCACAATACAg AATATGA
- the LOC114192542 gene encoding uncharacterized protein LOC114192542 isoform X1 — protein MAHSTASSDSVYQHIAITSYNYNSSENQFLYFSYLQDDDAQTASKRALKEFSELPPPLGLKFTLTPEMMQPSEVAAANKVEKLKAVQFPMNMLRIGYFMIEAKYPYELVAKCYYARQKLMWEILHDGLKYKIEIQYQNISAIRAVIEEHSPGVLEIELDKIPSFFREIEPKPKKHTMWTISNDFTNGQASQYRRHYLEFPPGVLDQHYMKLLQSDKRLLELSRRSFPSSHSAYFNLHLDEGTTQFSIAHDLHDIVYPYSLSL, from the exons ATGGCACATAGCACTGCTTCCAGTGACAGTGTTTATCAACACATTGCTATCACTTCATATAATTATAACTCTTCAGAGAATCAGTTTTTGTACTTTTCATACCTTCAGGATGATGATGCACAAACTGCATCTAAAAGG GCCCTGAAAGAATTTTCCGAGCTTCCACCACCTCTTGGGTTGAAATTCACTTTGACTCCTGAAATGATGCAACCAAGTGAAGTTGCAGCAGCAAACAAGGTTGAGAAACTGAAGGCTGTGCAGTTTCCAATGAACATGCTCAGAATCGGGTACTTTATG ATTGAGGCTAAATATCCTTATGAATTGGTAGCAAAGTGTTATTACGCAAGACAAAAGTTGATGTGGGAGATATTACACGATGGTTTGAAGTACAAAATTGAAATACAGTATCAGAATATTTCAGCCATTCGAGCTGTTATCGAGGAACACTCACCTGGAGTTTTGGAAATCGAG TTAGACAAAATACCATCATTCTTTCGGGAAATTGAACCAAAGCCCAAAAAACATACAATGTGGACCATATCCAATGACTTCACCAATGGTCAAGCTTCACAATACAg GAGGCACTATCTTGAATTTCCACCTGGAGTTCTTGACCAACACTACATGAAGCTATTGCAAAGCGATAAGCGATTGCTAGAATTAAGCAGAAGAAGTTTTCCAAGTTCACATTCTGCTTATTTTAATTTGCATTTAGATGAAGGAACCACTCAATTTTCTATTGCTCATGATCTGCATGACATTGTCTACCCCTACTCCCTTAGCCTCTGA
- the LOC114191784 gene encoding pentatricopeptide repeat-containing protein At2g03880, mitochondrial-like isoform X1: protein MLELIAFSRIHRLHHTVLRPAHDPASRPLLRVFSSLGGKNTDIGGRYFFCSESGDGSDQVVDARVRAAEEEYQSKASAIVSTYPRPKDYLTELELETDGKTALTGKFREKIEPKRENCPPHILRVIDEELVKLQLLEASSSEFSVTRNYLDCLTALPCGYSIQKSKHLLLLRPITLHHCSYSGNSSLVSSHFVSKETESLLNFCHQRDLPGAMHVLDAMERRRVWADAITYSELIKCCLAHGAVREGKRVHRHIFSNGYHPKTFLINTLINMYVKFNLLEEAHVLFNKMPERNVVSWTTMISAYSNAKLNDRAMRFLVFMFRDGVMPNMFTFSSVLRACERLSDLKQLHSCIMKVGLESDVFVRSALIDVYSKLGELLEALSIFREMVTGDSVVWNSIIAAFAQHSDGDEALHLYKSMSRAGFRADQSTLTSILRACTSLSLLELGRQVHVLVLKFDQDLILNNALLDMYCKCGSLEDAKFIFNRMTKKDVISWSTMIAGLAQNGFSTEALNLFESMKVKGPKPNHITFIGILFACSHAGLVNEGWIYFRSMKNLYGVDPEREHYGCMLDLLGRAGKLDDMVKLIHEMNCEPDVVTWRTLLDACRARQNVDLATHAAKKILKLDPHDTGAYVLLSNIYATSKRWNEVAEVRKAMKIRGIRKEPGCSWIEVNKQIHAFILGDKSHPQIDEINRQLNQFICRLTSVGYVPDTNFVLQDLEGEQREDSLRYHSEKLAIVFGIMSFPKEKTIRIWKNLKICGDCHKFAKLIAIIEQRHIVIRDPIRYHHFRDGVCSCGDYW, encoded by the exons ATGTTGGAGCTCATTGCATTCTCGCGCATCCACCGGCTGCACCACACGGTGCTCCGTCCTGCACACGATCCTGCTTCGCGGCCGTTGCTCAGAGTGTTCAGTTCTCTCGGCGGTAAAAACACCGACATTGGAGGCAGGTATTTTTTCTGTTCCGAATCCGGTGACGGTTCTGATCAAGTAGTTGACGCTAGAGTCAGAGCGGCTGAGGAGGAGTACCAGTCAAAGGCCTCCGCCATCGTTTCCACATATCCCAGACCCAAGGATTATCTCACT GAGTTGGAACTGGAGACTGATGGCAAAACAGCCCTTACTG GTAAATTCAGGGAAAAGATTGAGCCGAAGAGAGAAAATTGCCCACCTCATATTTTACGAGTTATAGATGAAGAACTTGTGAAACTACAGTTGTTGGAGGCTAGTTCTAGTGAATTCAGTGTTACCCGTAACTACTTGGACTGCTTGACTGCACTTCCTTGCGGATACAG CATTCAAAAATCAAAGCACTTACTATTGTTGCGACCAATCACCTTGCATCACTGTTCATATAGTGGTAACTCCTCTCTCGTATCTTCACACTTTGTGTCCAAAGAGACGGAATCTCTACTCAACTTTTGTCACCAGCGAGACCTTCCCGGAGCCATGCATGTGTTGGATGCCATGGAAAGACGCAGAGTTTGGGCCGACGCTATCACGTATTCTGAGCTCATCAAGTGTTGCTTGGCTCACGGTGCTGTCAGGGAAGGCAAACGCGTTCACCGCCACATATTCTCAAACGGGTACCACCCGAAAACGTTTCTGATCAACACTCTCATCAATATGTATGTCAAATTCAACCTCTTAGAAGAAGCACATGTGTTGTTCAATAAAATGCCTGAACGAAATGTTGTATCGTGGACAACTATGATATCCGCTTACTCTAATGCCAAGCTCAATGACAGGGCCATGAGGTTCTTGGTTTTTATGTTTAGGGATGGAGTCATGCCTAACATGTTTACTTTCTCTTCTGTTTTGAGAGCATGCGAGAGGTTGTCTGATCTCAAACAACTGCATTCTTGTATAATGAAAGTGGGGTTGGAGTCTGATGTATTTGTTCGCAGTGCGCTTATCGATGTTTACTCGAAATTGGGGGAGTTGCTGGAAGCTTTGAGTATTTTTCGTGAGATGGTCACTGGAGATTCTGTTGTTTGGAACTCCATTATTGCTGCGTTTGCTCAGCACAGTGATGGGGATGAGGCTTTGCATCTTTACAAGAGCATGAGCAGAGCGGGTTTTCGGGCGGATCAGTCAACTCTTACTAGTATATTGAGAGCGTGTACTAGTTTGTCGTTGTTGGAGTTAGGGAGGCAGGTCCATGTTCTTGTGCTAAAGTTTGACCAAGATCTTATCCTCAACAATGCCCTTTTAGATATGTATTGTAAGTGTGGTAGTTTGGAGGATGCAAAGTTCATTTTCAATCGGATGACTAAGAAAGATGTAATTTCTTGGAGCACCATGATTGCTGGGTTGGCCCAAAATGGTTTCAGTACGGAAGCACTCAATTTATTTGAGTCCATGAAAGTGAAAGGTCCAAAACCAAACCATATTACATTTATTGGGATTTTGTTTGCATGTAGTCACGCGGGGCTAGTAAATGAAGGTTGGATCTATTTTCGATCTATGAAGAACTTGTATGGGGTAGATCCTGAAAGAGAACACTATGGGTGCATGCTTGATCTTCTTGGAAGAGCTGGGAAGCTTGATGACATGGTTAAGTTAATTCATGAAATGAATTGTGAGCCAGATGTTGTTACGTGGAGGACTTTGCTTGATGCATGCAGGGCACGTCAAAATGTGGATTTAGCCACACATGCTGCTAAAAAGATTCTAAAGTTGGATCCACATGACACAGGAGCTTATGTGTTATTATCTAATATTTATGCAACTTCAAAAAGGTGGAATGAGGTTGCAGAAGTTCGGAAGGCTATGAAAATAAGGGGCATAAGGAAAGAACCTGGATGTAGCTGGATTGAAGTCAATAAGCAAATACATGCTTTTATTTTGGGAGATAAATCACATCCTCAAATAGATGAGATCAATAGACAGTTGAACCAGTTTATTTGTAGGCTGACTAGTGTTGGTTATGTACCTGACACAAATTTTGTACTACAAGATCTTGAAGGGGAACAAAGAGAAGACTCTCTTAGATACCACAGTGAGAAACTGGCAATTGTTTTTGGTATCATGAGCTTTCCTAAAGAGAAAACTATTAGAATATGGAAGAACCTAAAGATTTGTGGAGATTGTCATAAGTTTGCAAAACTTATAGCAATCATAGAGCAACGACATATTGTAATTAGAGATCCTATTCGATACCATCATTTTAGAGATGGGGTATGCTCCTGTGGCGACTATTGGTAG
- the LOC114191784 gene encoding pentatricopeptide repeat-containing protein At2g03880, mitochondrial-like isoform X2 — MLELIAFSRIHRLHHTVLRPAHDPASRPLLRVFSSLGGKNTDIGGRYFFCSESGDGSDQVVDARVRAAEEEYQSKASAIVSTYPRPKDYLTELELETDGKTALTGKFREKIEPKRENCPPHILRVIDEELVKLQLLEASSSEFSVTRNYLDCLTALPCGYSGNSSLVSSHFVSKETESLLNFCHQRDLPGAMHVLDAMERRRVWADAITYSELIKCCLAHGAVREGKRVHRHIFSNGYHPKTFLINTLINMYVKFNLLEEAHVLFNKMPERNVVSWTTMISAYSNAKLNDRAMRFLVFMFRDGVMPNMFTFSSVLRACERLSDLKQLHSCIMKVGLESDVFVRSALIDVYSKLGELLEALSIFREMVTGDSVVWNSIIAAFAQHSDGDEALHLYKSMSRAGFRADQSTLTSILRACTSLSLLELGRQVHVLVLKFDQDLILNNALLDMYCKCGSLEDAKFIFNRMTKKDVISWSTMIAGLAQNGFSTEALNLFESMKVKGPKPNHITFIGILFACSHAGLVNEGWIYFRSMKNLYGVDPEREHYGCMLDLLGRAGKLDDMVKLIHEMNCEPDVVTWRTLLDACRARQNVDLATHAAKKILKLDPHDTGAYVLLSNIYATSKRWNEVAEVRKAMKIRGIRKEPGCSWIEVNKQIHAFILGDKSHPQIDEINRQLNQFICRLTSVGYVPDTNFVLQDLEGEQREDSLRYHSEKLAIVFGIMSFPKEKTIRIWKNLKICGDCHKFAKLIAIIEQRHIVIRDPIRYHHFRDGVCSCGDYW, encoded by the exons ATGTTGGAGCTCATTGCATTCTCGCGCATCCACCGGCTGCACCACACGGTGCTCCGTCCTGCACACGATCCTGCTTCGCGGCCGTTGCTCAGAGTGTTCAGTTCTCTCGGCGGTAAAAACACCGACATTGGAGGCAGGTATTTTTTCTGTTCCGAATCCGGTGACGGTTCTGATCAAGTAGTTGACGCTAGAGTCAGAGCGGCTGAGGAGGAGTACCAGTCAAAGGCCTCCGCCATCGTTTCCACATATCCCAGACCCAAGGATTATCTCACT GAGTTGGAACTGGAGACTGATGGCAAAACAGCCCTTACTG GTAAATTCAGGGAAAAGATTGAGCCGAAGAGAGAAAATTGCCCACCTCATATTTTACGAGTTATAGATGAAGAACTTGTGAAACTACAGTTGTTGGAGGCTAGTTCTAGTGAATTCAGTGTTACCCGTAACTACTTGGACTGCTTGACTGCACTTCCTTGCGGATACAG TGGTAACTCCTCTCTCGTATCTTCACACTTTGTGTCCAAAGAGACGGAATCTCTACTCAACTTTTGTCACCAGCGAGACCTTCCCGGAGCCATGCATGTGTTGGATGCCATGGAAAGACGCAGAGTTTGGGCCGACGCTATCACGTATTCTGAGCTCATCAAGTGTTGCTTGGCTCACGGTGCTGTCAGGGAAGGCAAACGCGTTCACCGCCACATATTCTCAAACGGGTACCACCCGAAAACGTTTCTGATCAACACTCTCATCAATATGTATGTCAAATTCAACCTCTTAGAAGAAGCACATGTGTTGTTCAATAAAATGCCTGAACGAAATGTTGTATCGTGGACAACTATGATATCCGCTTACTCTAATGCCAAGCTCAATGACAGGGCCATGAGGTTCTTGGTTTTTATGTTTAGGGATGGAGTCATGCCTAACATGTTTACTTTCTCTTCTGTTTTGAGAGCATGCGAGAGGTTGTCTGATCTCAAACAACTGCATTCTTGTATAATGAAAGTGGGGTTGGAGTCTGATGTATTTGTTCGCAGTGCGCTTATCGATGTTTACTCGAAATTGGGGGAGTTGCTGGAAGCTTTGAGTATTTTTCGTGAGATGGTCACTGGAGATTCTGTTGTTTGGAACTCCATTATTGCTGCGTTTGCTCAGCACAGTGATGGGGATGAGGCTTTGCATCTTTACAAGAGCATGAGCAGAGCGGGTTTTCGGGCGGATCAGTCAACTCTTACTAGTATATTGAGAGCGTGTACTAGTTTGTCGTTGTTGGAGTTAGGGAGGCAGGTCCATGTTCTTGTGCTAAAGTTTGACCAAGATCTTATCCTCAACAATGCCCTTTTAGATATGTATTGTAAGTGTGGTAGTTTGGAGGATGCAAAGTTCATTTTCAATCGGATGACTAAGAAAGATGTAATTTCTTGGAGCACCATGATTGCTGGGTTGGCCCAAAATGGTTTCAGTACGGAAGCACTCAATTTATTTGAGTCCATGAAAGTGAAAGGTCCAAAACCAAACCATATTACATTTATTGGGATTTTGTTTGCATGTAGTCACGCGGGGCTAGTAAATGAAGGTTGGATCTATTTTCGATCTATGAAGAACTTGTATGGGGTAGATCCTGAAAGAGAACACTATGGGTGCATGCTTGATCTTCTTGGAAGAGCTGGGAAGCTTGATGACATGGTTAAGTTAATTCATGAAATGAATTGTGAGCCAGATGTTGTTACGTGGAGGACTTTGCTTGATGCATGCAGGGCACGTCAAAATGTGGATTTAGCCACACATGCTGCTAAAAAGATTCTAAAGTTGGATCCACATGACACAGGAGCTTATGTGTTATTATCTAATATTTATGCAACTTCAAAAAGGTGGAATGAGGTTGCAGAAGTTCGGAAGGCTATGAAAATAAGGGGCATAAGGAAAGAACCTGGATGTAGCTGGATTGAAGTCAATAAGCAAATACATGCTTTTATTTTGGGAGATAAATCACATCCTCAAATAGATGAGATCAATAGACAGTTGAACCAGTTTATTTGTAGGCTGACTAGTGTTGGTTATGTACCTGACACAAATTTTGTACTACAAGATCTTGAAGGGGAACAAAGAGAAGACTCTCTTAGATACCACAGTGAGAAACTGGCAATTGTTTTTGGTATCATGAGCTTTCCTAAAGAGAAAACTATTAGAATATGGAAGAACCTAAAGATTTGTGGAGATTGTCATAAGTTTGCAAAACTTATAGCAATCATAGAGCAACGACATATTGTAATTAGAGATCCTATTCGATACCATCATTTTAGAGATGGGGTATGCTCCTGTGGCGACTATTGGTAG